The following coding sequences lie in one Terriglobia bacterium genomic window:
- a CDS encoding class I SAM-dependent methyltransferase, with amino-acid sequence MNLRTILAHPLSKGLDLDDPGTTDLRLRIIQEKPFLRRIYDDWYTLIRSRIPAGNGSVVELGSGAGYFERFVPEAVQTEVFWCRNAQLVADGQALPFAAGSLKAIAMTDVFHHIPNSETFLREAVRCLRPGGQLLMVEPWVSSWSKLVYRHLHHEPFLPEATEWEIPGSGPLSAANGALPWIVFVRDRQRLLRQFPELQIEETLPMMPFRYLVSGGVSMRTLMPEITYEIWQQIESVLSPWAAKLGMFAFFRITRL; translated from the coding sequence TTGAATCTAAGAACGATCCTGGCTCACCCATTAAGCAAGGGATTGGACCTGGATGATCCAGGAACAACGGACCTTCGCCTTCGAATTATTCAAGAGAAGCCATTCCTTCGACGGATTTATGACGACTGGTACACGCTAATTCGCTCGCGTATACCGGCAGGCAACGGATCAGTCGTCGAGCTAGGTTCCGGCGCGGGATATTTCGAACGATTCGTCCCGGAGGCGGTTCAAACTGAAGTATTCTGGTGCCGGAATGCGCAACTTGTCGCGGACGGTCAGGCGTTGCCATTCGCCGCTGGATCTCTCAAGGCAATTGCCATGACGGATGTGTTCCATCACATCCCGAATTCAGAGACTTTCCTGAGAGAAGCAGTGCGCTGCCTTCGACCCGGGGGACAACTTCTGATGGTCGAGCCGTGGGTCTCGAGCTGGTCGAAGCTCGTCTATCGCCATCTTCACCACGAGCCCTTTCTTCCCGAAGCAACCGAGTGGGAAATACCGGGCAGCGGTCCACTTTCGGCTGCCAACGGTGCACTGCCATGGATTGTCTTCGTACGCGATCGCCAACGGCTGCTCAGGCAGTTTCCGGAACTCCAGATAGAGGAGACGCTTCCGATGATGCCATTTCGTTACCTGGTATCGGGAGGTGTATCGATGCGGACCTTGATGCCGGAAATTACCTATGAAATCTGGCAGCAGATCGAATCCGTGTTATCACCATGGGCCGCCAAGCTCGGAATGTTTGCGTTCTTCCGCATCACGCGGTTATAG